The region CGAGAGGCGAGCAAGAGCCAGCAGAATGCTGAGCGGAAATGCAAGGGCGATGGCAAGGGCGGACAGAACAAGCGTGTTCGCCAAGCCGCCAAGCGGACCGTTCGGATATTGGCCGATCAACAGGAGCAGCCAGTAGTCCTTTATGATGTTGACGATATCCTGGATCATCGGCGGGCCCTCAGAGCGGGATCTGCGCGCATGGAGATGGCAGCGCTGGCGCCCATGATGATGAGCGAGAAGAACAGGTAGATCACCGTGCCAATCAGGTAGATTTCGAACGTCCGGAAGCTGACGTTGTCGATCTCCTTGATGGCGTGGGTCAGCTCCGAAGCGCCGACGACGATCGCCAGGCTGCTGTTCTTGAACAGGGAGACGGAATGATTGATGAGCGGTGGAAGCGCATTGCCCACGCCCTGTGGCATGATGACGAAGCGCATGGCCGAGACGTAACCATGTCCAAGCGCCTTGGCTGCTTCCATCTGGCCGGGACTCACGGCACGAAGGCCCGAGCGAAGGTCCTCGCTGAAGTAGGCCGCCTGACAGAGGCCAAGTCCGATGACCGCGAAAATCGCTTCGGCGTTATGGTTGGCCAGCCATCCGGTTACGCCATCCGGCATGAGAGTGTAGATGCCAAAATACCAGAGCATCAACTGCACAAGCGTCGGGACGTTACGGTGATAGGATACATAGGCCTTGACCACCGGTTCTGCGAAACGGATCGCAGAAATTCGTAGTCCGAGCAGCAGGATCGCCAGCGTCATCGCCAAGACCCAGGAGCCGATATAGATGACGAATGTCATCTGGACACCATGCACGAGCATGGAGAGATAGTCGGGGTTGGAAAGGATCGCCGAGAGATCGAACCCGCTCACGGCTTTGCCCTCTCATCGGCCTTGTCGCTCACAGGCGACTGAGGCTTTGCGGTCTGCAAGCCACCCATGACCTGAAGAGTC is a window of Sinorhizobium sp. BG8 DNA encoding:
- a CDS encoding amino acid ABC transporter permease, with translation MSGFDLSAILSNPDYLSMLVHGVQMTFVIYIGSWVLAMTLAILLLGLRISAIRFAEPVVKAYVSYHRNVPTLVQLMLWYFGIYTLMPDGVTGWLANHNAEAIFAVIGLGLCQAAYFSEDLRSGLRAVSPGQMEAAKALGHGYVSAMRFVIMPQGVGNALPPLINHSVSLFKNSSLAIVVGASELTHAIKEIDNVSFRTFEIYLIGTVIYLFFSLIIMGASAAISMRADPALRARR